Proteins from a genomic interval of Channa argus isolate prfri chromosome 11, Channa argus male v1.0, whole genome shotgun sequence:
- the LOC137136386 gene encoding P2Y purinoceptor 2, with protein MQPLVVSSQTGNSSNDTGSCLGENQHVCITVLLCLVFLLGFLLNTFSLYVFCCRLPCWTSGTTLQFHLALSDAIATPVTPMMAVYFAMGNDWPFGRFLCQVKITLLSSHFYGSTIFLTLISIHRYTAVVHFNRSSCMKRKDFVRKLCAGVWCLLLIQSLIYAFTLPPSKEGRNSQCLSIHQKNLTNAYFVINFILFIFGFLLPFFVSAVCYGRLANTLTRLNISTAKGLRVKLRSQRMIGLCLMIFALCFLPLNVIRTLGVVLKKYYPQQCQVLLQIETAYYASWILAGVNSCLDPLLYCFGSQNFRDAFQSLRIGHGDNSNRSDSEMTANQ; from the coding sequence GAACAGCAGCAATGACACTGGGTCTTGCCTGGGGGAGAACCAGCATGTGTGCATCACTGTTTTGCTGTGCCTGGTCTTCTTGTTGGGCTTCCTTCTCAACACCTTTAGTCTCTATGTCTTCTGCTGCCGGTTACCCTGCTGGACATCTGGAACCACACTACAGTTCCACCTGGCTCTCAGCGATGCCATCGCAACTCCAGTCACTCCCATGATGGCAGTGTACTTTGCAATGGGCAATGACTGGCCCTTTGGTCGGTTCCTTTGCCAAGTTAAGATCACCCTGCTCAGTTCACATTTCTATGGAAGCACCATATTTCTCACTCTCATCAGCATCCATCGGTACACAGCCGTTGTACACTTCAACAGAAGCTCCTGCATGAAACGGAAGGATTTTGTCAGGAAGCTATGTGCAGGAGTTTGGTGTCTGCTACTGATACAGTCTCTGATCTATGCGTTTACACTTCCTCCTAGTAAAGAGGGTAGAAACAGCCAATGCCTCTCCATTCATCAGAAGAACCTGACAAATGCTTACTTTGTCATTAACTTCATTCTGTTCATCTTTGgctttttacttcctttttttgtgtctgcTGTCTGCTATGGCCGCCTTGCAAACACCTTAACTCGTCTCAACATAAGTACAGCTAAAGGTCTGAGGGTCAAGCTGAGGTCTCAGAGGATGATCGGCTTGTGTCTGATGATATTCGCGCTGTGTTTCCTCCCTCTCAATGTGATTCGCACTTTGGGAGTAGTATTAAAGAAGTACTACCCTCAACAATGCCAGGTTCTTCTGCAGATCGAGACCGCGTATTATGCATCCTGGATTTTAGCAGGAGTCAACAGCTGCCTGGATCCACTGTTGTATTGTTTTGGTTCACAAAATTTTCGAGATGCATTCCAGTCTCTCAGGATTGGACATGGAGACAATTCAAACAGAAGCGATTCGGAAATGACGGCCAATCAGTAA